From Methanobacterium congolense, one genomic window encodes:
- a CDS encoding substrate-binding domain-containing protein, with the protein MDKKIIAIIALIIVVVAGIGIYSYSISNSPDTSKLRISTTTSLEDTGLLKELEAAYEKKYPGVDVQVVSGGTGIALQYGERGDVDLMLVHDKARETKFINDGFGTNRTQFAYNYFWIVGPADDPAGIKGLNATEAFKKIAQEGQTNSQVKFVSRGDASGTNARELKIWKSAGIDINNTTNGSSWYIESGKGMGDTLVIANEKNAYTISDSGTFLAYSKNGKITLVPLVTTGKDLLNIYTAIPINPDKHPKTNIEAANNFVNFLVSPEGQTIIGNYGKDKYGQALFTPVPTNTLPALIAPLIISTPA; encoded by the coding sequence ATGGACAAAAAAATCATAGCTATAATAGCACTAATAATTGTTGTTGTAGCAGGAATAGGAATCTATAGTTATTCCATAAGCAATAGTCCGGACACTTCTAAGCTTAGAATTTCAACCACAACCAGTTTAGAAGACACGGGGCTTTTAAAGGAATTAGAAGCTGCATATGAGAAAAAGTATCCTGGTGTGGATGTGCAAGTCGTGTCTGGTGGTACAGGTATAGCTCTACAGTACGGTGAAAGGGGAGATGTAGATTTAATGCTTGTCCACGACAAAGCAAGGGAAACAAAGTTTATTAACGATGGTTTCGGTACAAACCGTACTCAATTTGCTTACAACTACTTCTGGATAGTTGGCCCAGCAGATGACCCTGCAGGTATTAAAGGACTAAATGCAACAGAGGCATTCAAAAAAATAGCTCAAGAGGGACAGACAAACTCTCAAGTTAAATTCGTGTCCCGTGGAGATGCTTCAGGTACAAATGCAAGGGAATTGAAAATCTGGAAGTCTGCAGGAATAGACATCAACAACACCACAAATGGAAGCTCCTGGTACATAGAAAGTGGTAAAGGTATGGGAGACACGTTGGTAATTGCTAACGAGAAAAACGCCTACACAATAAGTGATTCAGGAACATTCCTTGCGTACTCTAAAAACGGTAAGATAACACTCGTACCCCTTGTGACAACAGGAAAGGATCTCCTAAACATCTACACAGCAATACCCATAAACCCAGATAAACACCCTAAAACAAACATAGAAGCAGCAAACAACTTTGTTAACTTCCTGGTTTCACCGGAAGGACAGACAATAATCGGTAACTACGGTAAGGACAAATATGGTCAGGCACTATTTACCCCAGTACCAACAAACACACTGCCTGCATTAATTGCCCCACTAATAATTTCAACCCCTGCTTAA
- a CDS encoding TOBE domain-containing protein — translation MKMSARNSLKGMVVSVEKGEITASVKIKIESPEVITAIISKEAVEDLDIKEGDELNAVIKSTEVMVIKE, via the coding sequence ATGAAAATGAGTGCAAGGAACAGTCTTAAGGGAATGGTTGTGAGTGTTGAGAAGGGAGAGATAACTGCCTCTGTAAAAATAAAAATAGAATCCCCCGAGGTTATAACTGCAATAATTTCCAAAGAAGCAGTTGAAGACCTAGATATTAAAGAGGGTGACGAATTAAATGCCGTTATAAAATCCACAGAGGTAATGGTAATAAAAGAATAA
- the fwdF gene encoding tungsten-dependent formylmethanofuran dehydrogenase subunit FwdF: protein MVSVEREGKENRSLTHRNEKCVGCGICTDICPTESLKLGPVLPIARGLLKMDYININKDTCVLCGLCASACPFDALEFSIEGENAKKLDAYPKWSHEASIDDETCVYCGSCEKACPRNAIYLERTLPNVEELVRGETEIDKDKCIYCGMCEEICPAEAISIDRNDINSSSKAIANDITVDKSKCIYCGICKRICPEEAIKVVCTTCMDQMEIGKPEITGDIILNEDQCINCGWCEEICPVDAAEVTKPFEGEIEMVSTDEVTCKGDSCHACMDVCPCNAISLVDNKSVVNQNMCTLCGACARACPQHIISIKRSDMKLDNIRSKSWKKALGSLIE from the coding sequence ATGGTTTCCGTAGAAAGGGAAGGGAAGGAAAATCGGTCCCTAACCCACAGAAATGAAAAATGTGTTGGGTGCGGGATATGCACAGACATCTGCCCAACAGAATCCCTGAAACTTGGTCCAGTTCTCCCCATAGCAAGGGGCCTTTTAAAAATGGATTACATCAACATCAACAAGGACACTTGTGTTTTGTGTGGACTCTGTGCATCTGCATGCCCATTCGATGCTTTAGAATTCAGCATAGAGGGCGAAAATGCGAAAAAATTGGATGCTTACCCTAAATGGAGTCATGAAGCAAGTATTGATGATGAAACCTGTGTATACTGTGGTAGCTGTGAAAAAGCCTGTCCAAGAAATGCCATATACTTGGAGAGGACACTTCCAAATGTAGAAGAACTTGTTCGTGGTGAAACAGAGATAGACAAGGATAAATGTATCTACTGCGGAATGTGTGAGGAGATCTGTCCTGCAGAAGCAATAAGCATTGACAGAAATGATATAAATTCCAGCAGCAAAGCCATTGCAAATGACATAACCGTTGACAAATCCAAATGTATCTACTGCGGAATATGCAAGAGGATATGTCCAGAAGAGGCCATAAAAGTGGTCTGCACAACCTGTATGGATCAGATGGAAATTGGAAAGCCAGAGATCACAGGGGATATCATATTAAATGAAGATCAGTGCATAAACTGCGGTTGGTGTGAGGAAATCTGTCCAGTAGATGCTGCAGAGGTTACAAAACCATTTGAAGGTGAAATAGAGATGGTTTCAACCGATGAAGTAACTTGTAAAGGTGATTCCTGCCATGCATGTATGGATGTTTGTCCATGCAACGCAATAAGCCTCGTTGACAACAAATCCGTTGTGAACCAGAATATGTGCACCCTGTGCGGGGCCTGTGCAAGGGCATGCCCACAACACATCATATCCATCAAACGCAGTGATATGAAACTTGACAATATACGATCCAAGTCCTGGAAGAAGGCCCTTGGAAGTCTAATTGAATAG
- a CDS encoding 4Fe-4S binding protein translates to MSVIIDEAKCGKIENCPGEGLCIKLCEKGALEEGDGQVIIIDEKCDDCEICIQNCPNQAISKK, encoded by the coding sequence ATGTCAGTGATCATAGACGAAGCAAAATGTGGAAAGATAGAAAACTGCCCTGGTGAAGGACTATGTATAAAACTCTGTGAAAAGGGAGCCTTAGAAGAAGGAGACGGCCAAGTAATCATAATCGATGAAAAATGTGATGACTGCGAGATTTGCATTCAAAACTGTCCAAATCAAGCTATATCCAAAAAATAG
- a CDS encoding DUF2097 domain-containing protein, translating into MKKEEKCASCEEICQYIEDEVKPGDTVRLSLGRCYIPGKVVTNNDGVLQINVDSSVIKGLTCIDVKGLKEFIVELEHECKDGVCTIEATDD; encoded by the coding sequence ATGAAAAAGGAAGAAAAATGTGCTAGTTGCGAAGAAATATGCCAATACATAGAAGATGAAGTTAAACCCGGTGATACTGTGCGATTATCACTTGGACGTTGTTACATTCCAGGAAAGGTAGTTACAAACAACGATGGAGTACTGCAGATTAACGTGGACAGCAGCGTTATAAAAGGATTGACCTGTATCGACGTGAAAGGATTGAAAGAATTCATAGTGGAACTTGAACATGAGTGTAAAGATGGTGTGTGTACAATTGAAGCCACAGACGACTGA
- a CDS encoding DUF128 domain-containing protein, with translation MPQETDRKMMEILRILADREEVLGAKTIAEELKKKGYNLGERAVRYHMRILDEKGFTERIGYAGRQITETGLKELEKGLIYDQVDFVFSKFEDMIYQTTLDPLKGKGSVVVNTSSFTYTDDVMNILKEVFGKGIAVSPYINTSFIEAENKMKVETVCGTTIDGMLLRSGIPVIPQYGGVVEVEGNVPTRFTELISYKKTSMTPLEAFTDEDMTSVLQVIREGNGLIPANFRTIPSSARTKALKLFEDLEKIGVSGLLKMGKSGESVLGVPVEEDMVGIAVIGGISPLCAAKEAGFEVNIKLAENTVKLEDMSSIIKPKPLLQTTGPEPHEKVKFLLSKAWNLIYKVDLDLETLKGNVITNISYVKNDDLEDALAAFDSVMGSRPDYSTSRFFKIIKGQEPGKTGIATVCSLTIDGILTKNGISTSPQYGGILETEGKSPRFIELTAYSGSSLDPHEIYISKNMTSVGESLKGRGRILASLREIPYISRPQAVEILEDIKEAGFSILEIGKPSELIYNAKVERYHAGIVAPGGLNPIAIIRERGIHVEPKAVETLMKLQDMEEF, from the coding sequence ATGCCACAAGAGACAGACCGTAAGATGATGGAAATCCTGAGAATTCTGGCAGACAGGGAAGAAGTTCTAGGTGCCAAGACCATAGCTGAAGAACTCAAAAAAAAGGGATACAACCTTGGAGAACGTGCAGTAAGATACCACATGAGGATACTGGACGAAAAAGGGTTCACAGAGCGTATTGGATATGCTGGAAGACAAATAACAGAAACTGGATTGAAAGAACTTGAAAAAGGTCTTATCTACGATCAGGTTGATTTCGTCTTCTCCAAGTTCGAGGACATGATCTACCAGACAACCCTTGACCCCCTGAAGGGGAAAGGCAGTGTCGTGGTTAACACATCAAGCTTCACTTACACAGACGATGTGATGAACATCCTGAAAGAGGTATTTGGAAAGGGAATTGCTGTAAGTCCCTATATAAACACGTCTTTTATTGAAGCTGAAAATAAGATGAAGGTTGAAACTGTCTGCGGAACTACCATAGATGGAATGCTCCTCCGGAGTGGAATACCAGTAATTCCCCAGTATGGAGGAGTTGTCGAAGTTGAGGGTAACGTGCCAACAAGGTTCACAGAACTCATATCCTACAAGAAAACCTCCATGACCCCCCTTGAAGCATTCACCGACGAGGATATGACATCAGTACTTCAAGTCATACGTGAAGGAAACGGACTCATCCCTGCAAACTTCAGAACCATCCCATCAAGCGCACGTACAAAAGCCTTGAAACTATTTGAAGATCTGGAAAAAATAGGAGTATCAGGACTTTTGAAGATGGGTAAAAGTGGAGAATCAGTTTTAGGAGTTCCGGTTGAGGAGGACATGGTGGGAATAGCAGTTATAGGTGGAATATCACCACTCTGCGCTGCAAAAGAAGCAGGTTTTGAGGTCAACATAAAACTTGCAGAAAACACCGTCAAATTAGAGGACATGAGCAGTATAATCAAACCTAAGCCTTTACTCCAAACAACAGGACCCGAACCCCATGAAAAGGTCAAATTTTTACTATCAAAGGCATGGAACCTCATATACAAGGTTGATCTTGACCTTGAAACCCTCAAGGGCAACGTCATTACAAATATCTCCTACGTGAAGAACGATGACCTTGAGGATGCACTGGCTGCCTTCGACAGTGTAATGGGCTCAAGGCCAGATTACTCAACAAGCAGGTTCTTCAAGATAATAAAAGGTCAAGAACCAGGTAAAACAGGTATTGCAACTGTCTGCAGCCTTACCATAGATGGTATACTCACCAAGAACGGTATATCCACATCACCCCAGTACGGAGGAATATTAGAAACAGAGGGTAAAAGTCCCAGGTTCATAGAACTTACAGCATACAGCGGATCATCCCTGGATCCCCATGAGATATACATTTCAAAGAATATGACCTCAGTTGGAGAATCCTTGAAGGGCAGGGGAAGAATACTTGCAAGTTTAAGGGAGATACCTTACATATCACGTCCACAGGCCGTTGAAATTCTGGAGGATATTAAGGAGGCAGGTTTCTCCATACTCGAAATTGGAAAACCAAGCGAACTCATATACAACGCCAAGGTTGAACGGTACCATGCCGGAATCGTTGCTCCAGGTGGTTTGAATCCAATTGCAATAATAAGGGAACGTGGTATACACGTGGAACCTAAGGCAGTTGAAACCCTCATGAAACTGCAGGATATGGAGGAGTTTTAA
- the glnA gene encoding type I glutamate--ammonia ligase yields MQDKIGQVIENIERCGTKFVRLQFVDIHGTPKNMAVPLAKPEDIEDILKDGLLFDGSSVEGFVDINESDLVIKPDPDTFSTLPWRPEEKGVCRFICDIHWPDMTPFEGDPRYILKKALAKAEKMGYEYNVGPEPEFFIIGEDAEGNIVPGDEGVYFDVEPVDQGTDIRRELVLGLEELHFDVEVSHHEVGFGQHEIDFKFDKALKTADAVITFKQAIKAIADNMGCMATFMPKPFFGVNGSGMHVNQSLFKNGENIFYDPDGENGLSQEAMYFTGGLLNHSKALAAIVAPTVNSYKRLVPGYEAPCYIAYGLRNRSTLVRIPASRGKGTRLEFRCPDPSCNPYLAFAAILEAGMDGLKNKMDPGDATEINAFGLDEAGREKLGIDTLPSSLWEAYHALQEDEVVKASLGEHTYNQFMALKRAEWDDYRVQVFQYEHERYLEI; encoded by the coding sequence ATGCAAGATAAGATAGGACAGGTTATTGAAAACATAGAAAGGTGCGGCACAAAGTTTGTAAGGCTGCAGTTTGTGGATATCCACGGAACCCCCAAGAACATGGCGGTCCCCCTGGCAAAACCAGAGGATATTGAAGATATATTAAAAGACGGACTGTTATTTGACGGTTCATCAGTCGAAGGATTCGTTGACATCAACGAAAGTGATCTGGTAATAAAACCAGACCCAGACACATTCTCAACCCTCCCATGGAGGCCAGAAGAGAAGGGAGTTTGCAGGTTCATATGTGACATACACTGGCCTGACATGACCCCATTCGAGGGAGACCCAAGGTACATACTCAAAAAAGCCCTTGCAAAGGCAGAAAAAATGGGATACGAGTACAACGTCGGTCCAGAGCCAGAGTTCTTCATAATAGGTGAAGACGCAGAGGGAAACATCGTTCCAGGAGATGAAGGTGTTTACTTCGATGTGGAACCAGTTGACCAGGGAACAGACATCAGAAGGGAACTCGTACTTGGACTTGAAGAATTACACTTCGATGTGGAAGTAAGCCACCACGAAGTTGGATTCGGCCAGCATGAGATCGATTTTAAATTTGATAAAGCACTCAAAACAGCAGATGCTGTTATAACATTCAAACAGGCAATAAAAGCAATAGCTGACAACATGGGCTGCATGGCAACCTTCATGCCTAAACCATTCTTCGGTGTAAACGGTAGCGGAATGCACGTCAACCAGAGCCTATTCAAAAACGGAGAAAACATTTTCTACGACCCTGACGGCGAGAACGGACTCTCCCAGGAAGCAATGTACTTCACAGGTGGATTATTAAACCACTCCAAGGCACTTGCAGCAATCGTTGCACCAACAGTCAACTCCTACAAGAGGCTTGTACCAGGATACGAAGCACCATGCTACATAGCATACGGACTTAGAAACAGATCCACACTTGTCAGGATCCCTGCAAGCAGAGGAAAAGGTACAAGGCTTGAATTCAGATGCCCAGACCCATCATGTAACCCATACCTGGCATTTGCAGCAATATTAGAAGCTGGAATGGACGGTCTAAAGAACAAGATGGATCCAGGTGATGCAACTGAGATCAACGCATTCGGACTCGACGAAGCAGGCCGTGAAAAACTCGGAATAGACACATTACCATCCAGTCTCTGGGAAGCTTACCACGCACTTCAGGAAGACGAAGTTGTTAAGGCATCCCTGGGTGAACACACCTACAACCAGTTCATGGCACTCAAACGTGCAGAATGGGACGACTACAGGGTTCAGGTATTCCAGTACGAACACGAGAGGTATTTGGAGATTTAA
- a CDS encoding HesA/MoeB/ThiF family protein, translated as MLDKYPEENYWEIIDRQKGILNKKEQLKLKKSKITVIGCGGLGGSVIEMLARMGAGKLRIIDKDVFDLSNINRQLMSSMESIGKPKAEVTQKTINSINPFVEVEAFNQELNQENVQSIVEGSDIVVDALDNLMARILTTRKAVELGIPFVHGAIHGTMGQVTTFTPEGQSYEDTFKLPSAGRELTEDVVASVGKINKDVPPVIGPVPNIVGCLQAFEAVKNITGKGNIITAPNVLIFDLMKKEPFTMVEF; from the coding sequence ATGCTTGATAAATATCCTGAAGAAAATTACTGGGAAATCATAGATAGACAGAAGGGCATACTCAATAAAAAAGAACAGTTGAAACTTAAAAAGTCAAAAATAACAGTAATAGGGTGTGGAGGCCTAGGCGGCTCTGTGATTGAGATGCTGGCAAGAATGGGGGCTGGAAAACTCCGGATCATTGACAAGGATGTTTTTGATCTTTCAAACATCAACCGCCAGCTCATGAGCAGCATGGAAAGCATAGGCAAACCAAAAGCTGAAGTAACTCAAAAAACCATCAACTCAATAAACCCCTTCGTTGAAGTGGAAGCCTTCAACCAGGAACTCAACCAGGAAAACGTTCAAAGTATAGTTGAAGGCAGTGACATCGTTGTTGATGCTCTTGACAACCTAATGGCCAGAATATTAACCACCAGAAAAGCTGTAGAACTTGGAATACCCTTTGTACACGGTGCAATCCACGGTACCATGGGCCAGGTAACAACCTTCACCCCAGAAGGTCAATCCTATGAGGATACGTTTAAACTACCATCTGCAGGTAGGGAACTGACCGAAGATGTGGTAGCATCTGTTGGAAAGATCAACAAGGATGTTCCACCAGTAATAGGTCCCGTTCCTAATATTGTAGGTTGTTTACAGGCCTTTGAAGCAGTTAAAAATATTACTGGTAAAGGTAACATCATAACTGCACCCAACGTGCTAATATTCGACCTAATGAAGAAAGAACCGTTCACAATGGTTGAATTTTAA